Proteins encoded in a region of the Triticum dicoccoides isolate Atlit2015 ecotype Zavitan chromosome 3A, WEW_v2.0, whole genome shotgun sequence genome:
- the LOC119266649 gene encoding rust resistance kinase Lr10-like isoform X1 produces the protein MAMPTTLKALTVLYVLVVLAADQAKGQNHRPDCPSFSCGPLGYVRFPFRQVSDPPGCGYQSYELICSDANATIRIDNATYYVSGINYNDSTFWIVDADLVLHNTCPLPRWVRPHHPSYLRKDMEIELAPHADSLACFVKCSQKLKNSDMYNSGMYNSGMYKPIACLNTNESFVYMVTCQGTPFMNYLEPSCRYLAMAPLRSWVLEDASYAEIVKSMKSGFAVRFPFRYYGGMKEWSIKTCLLREISKFRGPAVSGTSINDWIAIILLMGADFADCVFYGIGLPYYAGIERKVILITMQKLTLTADLCRFVLAPLAVLIFLVYKYWKTRIRIDAVEKFLQMQQMLGPTRYAYTDITAVTSHFIHKLGQGGYGSVFKGVLLPGNVHVAVKMLDGNSNCNGEDFISEVSTIGRIHHVNVVRLVGFCLEEMRQALVYEYMPRGSLDKYIFSAERSFSWDRLAEIALGIARGIDYLHQGCEMQILHFDIKPHNILLDSNFVPKVADFGLAKLYPRDNSFVPSRALRGTIGYIAPEMISRSFGVISSKSDVYSFGMLLLEMAGGRRNADPNAPNSSQAYYPSWVYDRLTEQEVCEISPVAGMHELERKLCIVGLWCIQMKSHERPTMSEVIEMLEGGFDGLQMPSRPFFGDDKQTTVPDSYPLLSELTEISDSYVSRVM, from the exons ATGGCGATGCCCACTACTCTCAAGGCCTTGACCGTTTTATATGTGCTTGTAGTTCTTGCTGCAGATCAAGCCAAAGGGCAGAATCATCGGCCTGATTGTCCTTCTTTCTCATGTGGCCCACTTGGATACGTCAGATTCCCATTTCGTCAGGTAAGTGATCCACCTGGGTGTGGTTATCAATCTTACGAGCTAATTTGCAGCGATGCTAACGCTACAATTCGCATCGACAATGCGACATATTATGTGTCTGGAATCAACTACAATGATTCTACCTTCTGGATCGTCGATGCTGACTTGGTTTTACACAACACCTGCCCTCTACCACGGTGGGTTCGTCCTCATCATCCTTCATACTTACGCAAAGACATGGAAATCGAATTGGCCCCACATGCAGATAGTCTGGCTTGTTTCGTTAAATGTTCTCAGAAACTAAAGAACAGTGATATGTACAACAGTGGTATGTACAACAGTGGTATGTACAAGCCTATCGCTTGCCTGAACACCAATGAGTCTTTTGTTTACATGGTAACTTGCCAAGGCACTCCTTTTATGAATTACCTTGAGCCTTCTTGTCGGTACTTGGCTATGGCTCCTTTGCGTAGTTGGGTGCTAGAGGATGCAAGTTATGCAGAAATTGTGAAGTCCATGAAGAGCGGATTTGCTGTTCGATTTCCcttcagatattatggaggaatgaAAGAGTGGAGCATTAAGACATGCCTATTGCGTGAGATTAG CAAGTTTCGTGGCCCAGCAGTGTCTGGAACGAGCATCAATGATTGGATTGCGATAATTCTTCTGATGGGGGCTGATTTTGCAGACTGCGTATTTTATGGGATTGGACTTCCTTATTATGCTGGGATAGAGCGGAAGGTCATACTAATTACTATGCAGAAGCTGACATTGACTGCCG ATCTATGCAGGTTCGTGTTGGCACCCCTGGCTGTGTTGATCTTTCTTGTCTACAAGTACTGGAAAACACGGATCAGAATTGATGCAGTCGAGAAGTTCCTCCAAATGCAACAAATGCTTGGCCCAACAAGGTATGCCTACACCGACATCACTGCAGTCACAAGCCATTTCATACATAAGCTGGGTCAGGGAGGCTACGGCTCCGTGTTTAAGGGTGTGCTATTGCCAGGCAATGTTCATGTCGCGGTCAAAATGCTAGACGGTAACTCCAACTGTAATGGAGAAGATTTTATCAGCGAAGTTTCAACCATTGGCAGGATCCACCATGTTAATGTGGTGCGTTTAGTGGGGTTCTGCCTGGAGGAAATGAGACAAGCGCTCGTCTACGAATACATGCCTCGAGGTTCTCTGGACAAGTACATCTTCTCAGCTGAGAGGAGTTTTTCCTGGGATAGGCTCGCCGAGATTGCTTTGGGCATCGCCAGGGGTATCGACTACCTACATCAAGGGTGCGAGATGCAGATTCTACACTTTGATATCAAGCCACACAACATCCTTCTTGACAGCAATTTTGTCCCAAAAGTTGCTGATTTCGGTCTCGCCAAACTATACCCAAGGGACAACAGTTTTGTGCCATCTAGAGCTCTACGGGGAACTATTGGGTACATAGCTCCTGAGATGATATCACGGAGCTTTGGTGTCATATCGAGCAAGTCTGATGTTTACAGCTTCGGAATGCTGCTGCTGGAGATGGCTGGAGGAAGAAGGAATGCCGATCCAAATGCACCAAACTCAAGCCAAGCATACTACCCCTCATGGGTGTATGACAGACTAACTGAACAAGAAGTGTGTGAGATATCTCCCGTTGCTGGCATGCACGAGTTGGAGAGGAAGCTGTGCATCGTTGGACTATGGTGCATCCAGATGAAGTCTCATGAAAGGCCGACAATGAGCGAGGTCATAGAGATGCTGGAAGGTGGCTTCGATGGCCTGCAGATGCCTTCCAGGCCATTCTTCGGCGACGATAAGCAAACCACTGTTCCGGATTCTTACCCTTTGTTATCCGAGCTGACGGAGATCTCGGATTCTTATGTTTCCCGGGTCATGTGA
- the LOC119266649 gene encoding rust resistance kinase Lr10-like isoform X2 → MAMPTTLKALTVLYVLVVLAADQAKGQNHRPDCPSFSCGPLGYVRFPFRQVSDPPGCGYQSYELICSDANATIRIDNATYYVSGINYNDSTFWIVDADLVLHNTCPLPRWVRPHHPSYLRKDMEIELAPHADSLACFVKCSQKLKNSDMYNSGMYNSGMYKPIACLNTNESFVYMVTCQGTPFMNYLEPSCRYLAMAPLRSWVLEDASYAEIVKSMKSGFAVRFPFRYYGGMKEWSIKTCLLREIRLRILWDWTSLLCWDRAEGHTNYYAEADIDCRFVLAPLAVLIFLVYKYWKTRIRIDAVEKFLQMQQMLGPTRYAYTDITAVTSHFIHKLGQGGYGSVFKGVLLPGNVHVAVKMLDGNSNCNGEDFISEVSTIGRIHHVNVVRLVGFCLEEMRQALVYEYMPRGSLDKYIFSAERSFSWDRLAEIALGIARGIDYLHQGCEMQILHFDIKPHNILLDSNFVPKVADFGLAKLYPRDNSFVPSRALRGTIGYIAPEMISRSFGVISSKSDVYSFGMLLLEMAGGRRNADPNAPNSSQAYYPSWVYDRLTEQEVCEISPVAGMHELERKLCIVGLWCIQMKSHERPTMSEVIEMLEGGFDGLQMPSRPFFGDDKQTTVPDSYPLLSELTEISDSYVSRVM, encoded by the exons ATGGCGATGCCCACTACTCTCAAGGCCTTGACCGTTTTATATGTGCTTGTAGTTCTTGCTGCAGATCAAGCCAAAGGGCAGAATCATCGGCCTGATTGTCCTTCTTTCTCATGTGGCCCACTTGGATACGTCAGATTCCCATTTCGTCAGGTAAGTGATCCACCTGGGTGTGGTTATCAATCTTACGAGCTAATTTGCAGCGATGCTAACGCTACAATTCGCATCGACAATGCGACATATTATGTGTCTGGAATCAACTACAATGATTCTACCTTCTGGATCGTCGATGCTGACTTGGTTTTACACAACACCTGCCCTCTACCACGGTGGGTTCGTCCTCATCATCCTTCATACTTACGCAAAGACATGGAAATCGAATTGGCCCCACATGCAGATAGTCTGGCTTGTTTCGTTAAATGTTCTCAGAAACTAAAGAACAGTGATATGTACAACAGTGGTATGTACAACAGTGGTATGTACAAGCCTATCGCTTGCCTGAACACCAATGAGTCTTTTGTTTACATGGTAACTTGCCAAGGCACTCCTTTTATGAATTACCTTGAGCCTTCTTGTCGGTACTTGGCTATGGCTCCTTTGCGTAGTTGGGTGCTAGAGGATGCAAGTTATGCAGAAATTGTGAAGTCCATGAAGAGCGGATTTGCTGTTCGATTTCCcttcagatattatggaggaatgaAAGAGTGGAGCATTAAGACATGCCTATTGCGTGAGATTAG ACTGCGTATTTTATGGGATTGGACTTCCTTATTATGCTGGGATAGAGCGGAAGGTCATACTAATTACTATGCAGAAGCTGACATTGACTGCCG GTTCGTGTTGGCACCCCTGGCTGTGTTGATCTTTCTTGTCTACAAGTACTGGAAAACACGGATCAGAATTGATGCAGTCGAGAAGTTCCTCCAAATGCAACAAATGCTTGGCCCAACAAGGTATGCCTACACCGACATCACTGCAGTCACAAGCCATTTCATACATAAGCTGGGTCAGGGAGGCTACGGCTCCGTGTTTAAGGGTGTGCTATTGCCAGGCAATGTTCATGTCGCGGTCAAAATGCTAGACGGTAACTCCAACTGTAATGGAGAAGATTTTATCAGCGAAGTTTCAACCATTGGCAGGATCCACCATGTTAATGTGGTGCGTTTAGTGGGGTTCTGCCTGGAGGAAATGAGACAAGCGCTCGTCTACGAATACATGCCTCGAGGTTCTCTGGACAAGTACATCTTCTCAGCTGAGAGGAGTTTTTCCTGGGATAGGCTCGCCGAGATTGCTTTGGGCATCGCCAGGGGTATCGACTACCTACATCAAGGGTGCGAGATGCAGATTCTACACTTTGATATCAAGCCACACAACATCCTTCTTGACAGCAATTTTGTCCCAAAAGTTGCTGATTTCGGTCTCGCCAAACTATACCCAAGGGACAACAGTTTTGTGCCATCTAGAGCTCTACGGGGAACTATTGGGTACATAGCTCCTGAGATGATATCACGGAGCTTTGGTGTCATATCGAGCAAGTCTGATGTTTACAGCTTCGGAATGCTGCTGCTGGAGATGGCTGGAGGAAGAAGGAATGCCGATCCAAATGCACCAAACTCAAGCCAAGCATACTACCCCTCATGGGTGTATGACAGACTAACTGAACAAGAAGTGTGTGAGATATCTCCCGTTGCTGGCATGCACGAGTTGGAGAGGAAGCTGTGCATCGTTGGACTATGGTGCATCCAGATGAAGTCTCATGAAAGGCCGACAATGAGCGAGGTCATAGAGATGCTGGAAGGTGGCTTCGATGGCCTGCAGATGCCTTCCAGGCCATTCTTCGGCGACGATAAGCAAACCACTGTTCCGGATTCTTACCCTTTGTTATCCGAGCTGACGGAGATCTCGGATTCTTATGTTTCCCGGGTCATGTGA
- the LOC119266651 gene encoding rust resistance kinase Lr10-like encodes MSDVPWDCVAVSKDIPIPFTYDKHGINYDEFTFNEKANRVINIGETTFKWYNNNITDACQQCEYEDRHCGFSSRTHQAFCQQQGTHVILVAAASVTAFVVLSLMVATAIYFSLKSRYNEEINMKVEMFLKAYGTSKPTRYTFLEVKKIARRFKDKLGQGGFGSVYKGELQNGVPVAVKMLENSTGEGEEFINEVATIGLIHHANIVHLLGFCSEGMRRALIYEFMPNESLEKYIFSHMSDISRQLLAPNKMLDIALGIARGMEYLHQGCNQRILHFDIKPHNILLDYNFNPKISDFGLAKLCARDQSIVTLTAARGTMGYIAPELYSRNFGGVSYKSDVYSFGMLVLEMVSGRRNSDPSVGSQNDVYLPEWIYEKVITGQDLVVTLDMAEEKKEKVRQLAIVALWCIQWNPKNRPSMAKVIHMLTGRLQNLQIPPKPFVSSENHPAT; translated from the exons ATGTCTGATGTTCCATGGGACTGTGTGGCCGTTTCTAAAGACATACCGATACCCTTCACCTATGATAAACATGGCATAAATTACGATGAGTTCACCTTCAATGAAAAAGCCAATAGAGTCATCAACATTGGTGAAACAACATTCAAATGGTACAACAATAACATTACGGATGCCTGCCAACAGTGTGAATATGAAGATCGACACTGTGGATTCAGCTCACGAACACATCAAGCATTCTGCCAGCAGCAAG GTACGCATGTCATCCTAGTTGCAG CAGCATCTGTAACTGCATTTGTAGTTCTTTCATTGATGGTGGCCACCGCGATCTATTTTTCCTTGAAATCAAGGTACAATGAAGAGATAAATATGAAAGTCGAAATGTTTCTCAAGGCATATGGCACATCGAAACCCACAAGGTACACTTTCCTTGAAGTGAAGAAAATAGCAAGACGGTTCAAGGATAAACTGGGCCAGGGTGGATTTGGAAGTGTATACAAAGGCGAGCTACAAAATGGAGTTCCTGTGGCAGTCAAGATGCTAGAGAATTCTACAGGAGAGGGGGAggaattcatcaatgaagttgcaaCCATTGGACTAATCCACCATGCAAATATTGTCCACCTCTTGGGCTTTTGCTCCGAAGGAATGAGGCGGGCTCTTATTTACGAATTCATGCCTAACGAGTCACTGGAGAAATACATATTCTCACATATGTCCGATATTTCTCGACAGCTCCTAGCACCCAACAAAATGCTAGATATTGCTCTAGGCATTGCCCGAGGAATGGAATACCTGCATCAAGGGTGCAACCAGCGCATTCTCCACTTTGACATCAAGCCACACAACATCTTGCTGGACTACAACTTCAATCCGAAGATCTCAGACTTTGGCCTTGCAAAGCTCTGTGCAAGGGACCAAAGCATCGTTACCTTGACTGCAGCAAGAGGCACAATGGGATACATCGCACCAGAGCTATACTCCCGGAACTTTGGAGGAGTATCATACAAGTCTGATGTATACAGTTTTGGCATGCTAGTGTTAGAAATGGTGAGTGGAAGGAGGAACTCAGACCCAAGTGTTGGAAGCCAGAACGATGTCTACCTCCCGGAGTGGATCTATGAGAAAGTAATCACTGGGCAGGACTTGGTAGTTACTTTGGACATGGcagaggaaaagaaagaaaaggtgAGACAACTAGCCATCGTGGCACTGTGGTGCATCCAGTGGAACCCGAAGAACCGGCCATCAATGGCAAAGGTGATACACATGTTAACGGGGAGGTTGCAGAACCTACAGATTCCCCCTAAGCCATTTGTGTCGTCTGAAAATCATCCTGCAACATAA